Proteins encoded by one window of Deinococcus yavapaiensis KR-236:
- a CDS encoding Dps family protein: MTKRNAGTAEPKPSRKRKAAGTEAPVMDESGTMTASAVSNDVNDTAEMRSGEGTHTDAAHDRGDAHAKLIDHSYLAEEEFGTIAETLQRNLATTISLYLKFKKFHWDIRGRTFHTLHETYDEMAAEIFPTIDVIAERLVMLGGSPVAAPAEVDRYSPIRVPTDTIHDARAQLQQLVDDHTLVTRSLRDDSKKADDADDPVTADLYNATLLIHDKHRWMLAALLDDDKMD, from the coding sequence ATGACGAAGCGCAATGCCGGAACTGCCGAACCCAAGCCCTCTCGCAAGCGTAAGGCCGCCGGAACCGAGGCTCCTGTCATGGACGAATCGGGCACGATGACCGCGAGCGCCGTCTCGAACGACGTGAACGACACCGCCGAGATGCGCTCCGGCGAAGGCACGCACACCGACGCTGCCCACGACCGAGGCGACGCCCACGCGAAGCTCATCGACCACTCGTACCTCGCCGAGGAAGAGTTCGGCACGATCGCCGAGACGCTTCAGCGCAATCTCGCCACGACGATCTCCTTGTACCTCAAGTTCAAGAAGTTCCACTGGGACATTCGCGGCCGCACCTTCCACACGCTGCACGAAACGTACGACGAGATGGCCGCCGAGATCTTCCCGACGATCGACGTGATCGCCGAGCGCCTCGTGATGCTCGGCGGCTCGCCCGTCGCCGCGCCCGCCGAAGTCGATCGTTACAGCCCCATCCGCGTCCCGACCGACACCATTCACGACGCGCGCGCGCAACTGCAGCAACTCGTCGACGATCACACGCTCGTCACGCGCTCCTTGCGCGACGACTCCAAGAAGGCCGACGACGCCGACGATCCCGTCACGGCCGATTTGTACAACGCGACGCTGCTGATCCACGACAAGCACCGCTGGATGCTCGCCGCCCTGCTCGACGACGACAAGATGGACTGA
- a CDS encoding MBL fold metallo-hydrolase — protein sequence MANELVTLAPGVHYFPGAVNQLVIEDGRGAALLIDSGLDESHAKKLLKAITARGLTLSAILSTHSHADHYGGNAFLESKFEDLKVFAPPLEEAILRTPILEPIYLFGARPPQELRGKFLMAKASNARLAPEPGLVKIAGVTLELIEVAGHASLMFAVRVGDVLFASDALFGPDSLTKHPLTFCMDSALQKESARKLGGLEGVRVVLPGHGEPTEDLAGLVAANLAAFERTTSAVKRAATTARTIDEILARVCDDLGVTMTNPGAVVLNRSVVSAHLVELVERGEAASRVEGNRWLWHAL from the coding sequence ATGGCGAACGAACTCGTCACGCTGGCGCCCGGAGTGCATTACTTTCCGGGCGCGGTCAATCAACTCGTGATCGAGGACGGTCGAGGCGCCGCCTTGCTGATCGACTCGGGCCTCGACGAATCCCACGCGAAAAAGCTCCTCAAGGCGATCACGGCGCGCGGCCTCACCCTCTCGGCGATCCTCTCGACGCACAGCCACGCCGATCACTACGGAGGCAACGCTTTCCTGGAGAGCAAATTCGAGGACCTCAAGGTGTTCGCGCCACCGCTGGAGGAAGCGATTCTGCGAACGCCGATCTTGGAGCCAATCTACCTCTTCGGAGCGAGACCTCCTCAAGAGCTTCGCGGCAAGTTCTTGATGGCCAAGGCGAGCAACGCGCGCCTCGCGCCCGAGCCGGGTCTCGTGAAGATCGCGGGCGTCACCTTAGAGCTCATCGAGGTGGCGGGACACGCGAGCCTCATGTTCGCCGTGCGCGTTGGAGACGTGCTGTTCGCGTCCGACGCGCTGTTCGGACCCGACAGTTTGACGAAGCATCCGTTGACGTTTTGCATGGACAGCGCCTTGCAAAAGGAAAGTGCGCGCAAGCTCGGCGGCCTCGAAGGCGTGCGCGTGGTGCTGCCCGGGCACGGCGAGCCCACCGAGGACTTGGCGGGCTTGGTCGCGGCGAACCTCGCGGCGTTCGAGCGCACCACGAGCGCCGTGAAGCGCGCGGCCACCACGGCCCGAACGATCGACGAGATTCTCGCTCGGGTGTGCGACGACCTCGGCGTGACGATGACGAATCCCGGCGCCGTCGTCTTGAACCGCAGCGTCGTCAGCGCACACCTCGTGGAACTCGTCGAGCGAGGCGAAGCTGCAAGTCGCGTCGAAGGTAATCGTTGGCTCTGGCACGCTCTCTAG
- a CDS encoding sigma 54-interacting transcriptional regulator has translation MSQANTLGELLSLPQYADRKPFDGRNRTVQDEVRANLVRKIKNGEELFPGIVGFEETVIPQLVNALLARQNFILLGLRGQAKSRILRAITTLLDETVPAMAGNEMNDDPLNPISAEGKAMLETHGHDLPIRWIDRQDRYVEKLATPDVTVADLIGDVDPIKAARLGTALGDVRSMHFGLLPRANRGIFAVNELADLAPKVQVALFNILQEGDVQIKGYPIRLELDVMLVFSANPEDYTARGKIVTPLKDRIGSEIRTHYPKTVELGMDITAQEAYRDDVVTIPSFVAELIEEIAFQAREDNRVDKLSGVSQRLPISLMELSSANAEQRALRSGDEPVVRVADLYAGLPAITGKLELEYEGELKGAENIAKEIIRKAAGAVYARRFASASTEDIEKWFEDGNVFRFPQEGDAGAAMKEARRVPGLMQFAAELGEGSSDAHRVSAAEFILEGLYGRKKLSRAEETYAAAEKETVRGRGGRWN, from the coding sequence ATGTCACAAGCCAATACCCTCGGCGAACTGCTCTCGTTGCCTCAGTACGCCGATCGCAAACCCTTCGACGGCCGGAACCGCACGGTTCAGGACGAAGTGCGCGCCAACCTCGTTCGCAAAATCAAAAACGGAGAAGAACTTTTCCCGGGCATCGTCGGCTTCGAGGAGACGGTCATTCCGCAACTCGTGAACGCCCTTCTCGCGCGTCAGAACTTCATCTTGTTGGGTCTGCGCGGCCAAGCCAAGAGCCGTATCCTGCGCGCCATCACCACCTTGCTCGACGAGACGGTGCCCGCCATGGCGGGCAACGAGATGAACGACGATCCGCTCAATCCCATCTCGGCCGAAGGCAAGGCGATGCTCGAAACGCATGGTCACGACTTGCCCATTCGCTGGATCGATCGGCAGGATCGTTACGTCGAGAAGCTCGCGACGCCGGACGTGACGGTCGCCGACCTCATCGGGGACGTCGATCCGATCAAGGCGGCCCGGCTCGGCACCGCGCTGGGTGACGTGCGCTCCATGCACTTCGGCTTGCTGCCGCGTGCGAACCGAGGCATCTTCGCCGTGAACGAGCTCGCCGACCTCGCGCCGAAAGTGCAAGTGGCGCTCTTCAACATCCTGCAAGAAGGCGACGTTCAAATCAAAGGCTACCCGATTCGACTCGAACTCGACGTGATGCTCGTCTTCTCGGCGAACCCCGAGGACTACACGGCGCGCGGCAAGATCGTCACGCCGCTCAAGGACCGCATCGGCAGCGAGATTCGCACGCACTACCCGAAGACCGTCGAGCTCGGCATGGACATCACCGCGCAAGAAGCGTACCGCGACGACGTGGTGACGATTCCGTCGTTCGTGGCGGAACTCATCGAGGAGATCGCCTTTCAAGCGCGCGAAGACAACCGCGTCGACAAGCTTTCCGGCGTGTCGCAACGCCTTCCGATTTCCCTCATGGAGCTTTCCAGCGCGAACGCCGAGCAACGGGCCCTGAGAAGCGGTGACGAACCTGTCGTGCGCGTCGCCGACCTCTACGCGGGCTTGCCCGCCATCACCGGCAAGCTCGAATTGGAGTACGAGGGCGAGCTCAAGGGCGCCGAGAACATCGCCAAGGAGATCATTCGCAAAGCGGCCGGAGCGGTCTACGCGCGCCGATTCGCGTCCGCTTCCACGGAGGACATCGAGAAGTGGTTCGAGGACGGCAACGTCTTCCGCTTTCCGCAGGAAGGTGACGCGGGCGCCGCGATGAAAGAAGCGCGCCGCGTGCCGGGCTTGATGCAGTTCGCCGCCGAACTCGGCGAAGGCTCTTCGGACGCGCACCGCGTCTCTGCCGCCGAATTCATTCTCGAAGGCTTGTACGGCCGCAAGAAGCTTTCTCGCGCCGAGGAAACGTACGCCGCCGCCGAGAAGGAAACCGTGCGTGGCCGTGGCGGAAGGTGGAATTGA
- a CDS encoding vWA domain-containing protein, which produces MRITRYSKFEGELDQLDSAELMQMIQEALLGQGMNDPWDPDPDTRPSMDDLFDAILQALMDRGMIPEEMLEEAMNSDDIQESRLGQQIQRLMDKLQMDGFIRKEFEEDPQAAQGGQGQPGEAKFQLTDKSIDFLGYNSLRELMGGLGRSSAGNHDTRDYASGIDMTGELKNYEFGDTLNLDTTQTLSNVISKGFENMEESDLVIRQAEYSSSAATVVLLDCSHSMILYGEDRFTPAKQVALALAHLIRTSYPGDSLKFVLFHDSAEEVPLSKLAQAQIGPYHTNTAGGLRLAQQLLKRENKDMKQIVMITDGKPSALTLPDGRIYKNAYGLDPYVLGQTLREVASCRRSGIQINTFMLARDPELISFVRRVSEMTKGKAYFTTPTNIGQYVLMDYMSNKTKVVN; this is translated from the coding sequence ATGCGCATCACCCGCTACAGCAAATTTGAAGGAGAACTCGACCAACTCGACTCGGCCGAGCTCATGCAGATGATTCAGGAGGCGCTGCTGGGACAAGGCATGAACGACCCGTGGGATCCCGATCCGGACACGCGTCCGTCCATGGACGATCTGTTCGACGCGATTTTGCAGGCCCTCATGGACCGAGGAATGATTCCCGAGGAGATGCTCGAAGAGGCGATGAACTCCGACGACATCCAAGAGTCGCGCCTCGGGCAGCAGATTCAGCGCCTCATGGACAAGCTGCAAATGGACGGCTTCATCCGCAAGGAGTTCGAGGAGGATCCGCAAGCGGCGCAAGGCGGGCAAGGCCAACCGGGCGAAGCGAAGTTCCAACTCACCGACAAGAGCATCGACTTCTTGGGGTACAACTCGTTGCGCGAGCTCATGGGAGGCCTCGGGCGGTCGAGCGCGGGCAACCACGACACGCGCGATTACGCGTCGGGCATCGACATGACGGGTGAGCTGAAGAACTACGAGTTCGGCGACACCCTGAATCTCGACACGACGCAGACGTTGTCGAACGTGATCAGCAAGGGCTTCGAAAACATGGAGGAGAGCGACCTCGTCATTCGCCAAGCGGAGTACAGCTCCAGCGCGGCGACGGTCGTCTTGCTCGACTGCTCGCACTCGATGATTTTGTACGGCGAGGACCGCTTCACGCCCGCCAAGCAAGTGGCCCTCGCGCTCGCGCACCTCATTCGCACGTCGTACCCGGGCGACAGCCTCAAGTTCGTCCTCTTCCACGACTCGGCGGAGGAAGTGCCGCTCTCCAAACTCGCTCAAGCGCAGATCGGTCCGTACCACACCAACACCGCCGGTGGTCTTCGGCTCGCGCAGCAACTCCTCAAGCGCGAGAACAAGGACATGAAGCAGATCGTGATGATCACGGACGGCAAACCGTCGGCGCTCACGCTGCCCGACGGACGCATCTACAAGAACGCGTACGGCCTCGATCCCTACGTGCTCGGCCAGACGTTGCGAGAAGTCGCCAGCTGCCGTCGCAGCGGCATCCAGATCAACACGTTCATGCTGGCGCGCGACCCCGAACTCATCTCGTTCGTGCGCCGCGTGTCGGAGATGACGAAGGGCAAAGCGTACTTCACGACGCCGACGAACATCGGTCAGTACGTGCTGATGGACTACATGAGCAACAAGACGAAGGTCGTGAACTAA
- a CDS encoding GGDEF domain-containing protein codes for MTHAPRNSTMPAFDASNDANLDALIATAQGIAERALEFAREAEAYARQRQALPTFLTVYDSSGFVAHASPPSTPIRATSAAKRKRTASEASSDRHALRTTLLTSHSALYFAQEQADAACTARHALHVAQLYSDEGVPDLAYEHALVALDQRGDLSQREHLDALLLTAHACRALREYSEALTHLHAAERLAEATYDHARRDAAALLRARVRADLGRAEETHEEVLALLDKATFPATPGKAYLLLGETTFAHDVNACEQYFARALHLARDAGDENTERAAILGLARAALHLGRPAEALPLATHAFRLAECAAPEEVRDVHLVLSRVHETLGDAGAALTHFKAYHHLDEQVRAASEERIAIARDAYRAAVRNRPVLPARPAPRAEPLGASVVQRSEFERKFAHEFARAEHLDYPLTLVIVDLADLPPTEAQRAAMLRDVTEILADHAHGLDTVAHLDDARFALLLPGADGEHARLLAERVHAEIRARHATPLRVGLCDDLTLEDPEAMLEAATAELAAV; via the coding sequence ATGACGCACGCTCCTCGAAATTCGACCATGCCGGCCTTCGACGCCTCGAACGACGCGAACCTCGACGCATTGATCGCGACAGCTCAAGGCATCGCCGAACGCGCCCTCGAATTCGCTCGTGAAGCCGAGGCGTACGCTCGGCAGCGCCAAGCTCTACCGACCTTCCTCACCGTTTACGACTCCTCGGGATTCGTCGCGCACGCTTCTCCCCCGTCCACACCCATTCGAGCGACCTCCGCCGCGAAACGCAAGCGTACCGCCTCCGAGGCCTCGTCCGACCGCCACGCCCTGCGAACCACCCTGCTCACGTCCCACAGCGCCCTGTACTTCGCGCAAGAGCAAGCGGACGCGGCGTGCACGGCTCGCCACGCCTTGCACGTCGCCCAGTTGTACAGCGACGAGGGCGTGCCGGACCTCGCGTACGAACACGCCCTCGTCGCGCTTGACCAACGAGGCGACCTCTCGCAGCGCGAGCACCTCGACGCCCTGCTGCTCACCGCGCACGCTTGCCGCGCGTTGCGCGAGTACAGCGAGGCCCTCACGCACCTGCACGCCGCCGAACGACTCGCCGAGGCGACCTACGACCATGCTCGGCGGGACGCGGCGGCGCTGCTTCGCGCCCGCGTTCGCGCCGACCTCGGCCGAGCCGAGGAAACCCACGAGGAAGTCCTCGCACTGCTCGACAAGGCGACCTTTCCCGCCACTCCGGGCAAAGCTTACCTGTTGCTCGGCGAAACGACCTTCGCCCACGATGTGAACGCGTGCGAACAGTACTTCGCGCGCGCCCTCCACCTCGCGCGTGACGCGGGCGACGAGAACACCGAACGCGCCGCCATCCTCGGCCTCGCCCGAGCGGCGCTGCACCTCGGCCGCCCTGCCGAGGCGCTGCCGCTCGCTACGCACGCGTTTCGCCTCGCCGAGTGCGCGGCGCCCGAGGAAGTTCGAGACGTCCACCTCGTCTTGTCACGCGTGCACGAGACGCTCGGCGACGCCGGCGCCGCCTTGACGCACTTCAAGGCGTACCACCACCTCGACGAACAGGTACGCGCCGCCAGCGAGGAACGTATCGCGATCGCTCGGGACGCGTACCGCGCGGCCGTGCGCAACCGCCCGGTCCTTCCGGCTCGTCCTGCACCGCGCGCCGAACCGCTCGGCGCCTCGGTCGTCCAACGCAGCGAGTTCGAACGCAAGTTCGCGCACGAGTTCGCGCGCGCCGAGCACCTCGACTATCCGCTCACGCTCGTCATCGTCGACCTCGCCGACCTTCCACCCACCGAAGCGCAACGAGCCGCCATGCTGCGCGACGTCACCGAAATTCTCGCCGATCACGCCCACGGTCTCGACACCGTTGCCCACCTCGACGACGCGCGTTTCGCCCTGCTTCTGCCCGGCGCGGACGGCGAACACGCCCGCCTGCTCGCCGAGCGCGTTCACGCCGAGATTCGCGCTCGACACGCCACGCCGCTTCGCGTCGGCTTGTGCGACGATTTGACGCTGGAAGATCCCGAGGCGATGCTCGAGGCGGCCACCGCCGAACTCGCCGCCGTGTAA
- a CDS encoding response regulator transcription factor, which yields MSKRKILVIEDDMDIARFVRSDLEDAGYDVLHAADAMTGLVTVREQNPDLILLDLGLPDFDGTEVLGRVRRTSTLPIIVVTARDTPDEKVKLLEGGADDYVVKPFDSRELIARIGVQLRQSGGAPIEINGIELNVQQRMVKYHGQEVRLSPTEFNLLALLARQPGRVYSREEIEREVWDGRLPANSNVVDVHMANLRGKFRDVEGYGVIRTVRGIGYALRS from the coding sequence ATGTCGAAGCGTAAGATTCTCGTGATCGAAGACGATATGGACATCGCCCGTTTCGTGCGCTCGGACTTGGAAGACGCCGGATACGACGTCCTTCATGCCGCCGACGCCATGACCGGCCTCGTGACGGTCCGTGAGCAAAACCCGGACCTTATCCTGCTCGACCTCGGCTTGCCCGATTTCGACGGCACGGAAGTGCTCGGCCGTGTGCGCCGCACCTCCACGCTGCCGATCATCGTCGTGACCGCGCGCGACACGCCCGACGAGAAGGTCAAACTGCTCGAAGGCGGCGCGGACGACTACGTCGTCAAGCCGTTCGATTCGCGCGAGCTCATCGCTCGCATCGGCGTTCAGCTACGCCAGTCGGGCGGCGCTCCCATCGAAATCAACGGCATCGAGCTCAACGTTCAGCAGCGCATGGTGAAGTACCACGGCCAGGAAGTGCGCCTCTCGCCGACCGAATTCAACCTGCTCGCCCTGCTCGCCCGCCAGCCCGGCCGCGTGTACTCGCGTGAAGAGATCGAGCGTGAAGTGTGGGACGGTCGCTTGCCCGCCAACTCGAACGTCGTGGACGTCCACATGGCGAACTTGCGCGGCAAATTCCGCGACGTCGAAGGTTACGGCGTCATCCGGACCGTGCGCGGCATCGGCTACGCGCTGCGAAGCTGA
- a CDS encoding phosphodiester glycosidase family protein, with the protein MTRRALSLTLLATLLSVAAARPVAIGGQLTSPRVETKTLPSGQEGLPVWFLTRLGVDVLLNSPSEIRLRFANRELRWTGAWSTPSLSAPEQLGGSWHVSLDVLRALGVTQVEDAPDIVDFPAPAAQGLTPETAPASAYFSPFPTPVQPPVSVPAPAPSPSPAPSAPPAAPEEGARLASTRTSRTLRRALETQRVVLELTKGAQYSVTRDERGVTLVLADTAGDVSAQTLESGDSLTVTPGSGNLHVRLETGANGASTVFTLDDPPRIVVDTVTNLDPSVTPPPDVDKLPAGVMYRNVGKLHLVSFDDTRFEPRVVSAPLGQAKGVADLVRDAGAIAGVNGGYFDPKSALPVDLVARGGMMVAPSLERRATLGFTDSSVLFGFPKPRYVLSGPWGSLTVNTVGAAARPQWLTLFVADGRTPVGAGDLVTLFLDLGKNVVSGVANGVTMPRAGDVTVTFDPKRFPNLPRFIGGPAKLDLMWQANGWETVREALAAGPLLVDDGKVVVDPVREGFDTGSNVWRPTRQVAFAVLSGKPTIAYFEQGTPEEFARALASVGVTRALRLDSGSSATVFFGGGYLNTVWSRPVPNAIVFVPKVSTTAAGR; encoded by the coding sequence GTGACGCGCCGCGCCCTTTCACTTACCCTGCTCGCCACGCTCCTCAGCGTCGCCGCCGCGCGACCCGTCGCGATCGGCGGTCAACTCACCAGCCCCCGCGTCGAGACGAAGACATTGCCGAGCGGCCAAGAAGGTTTGCCCGTGTGGTTCCTGACTCGGCTCGGCGTGGACGTGCTGCTCAACAGCCCGTCCGAAATCCGTCTGCGCTTCGCGAACCGCGAGTTGCGCTGGACGGGCGCTTGGAGCACACCTTCGCTGAGCGCGCCCGAGCAACTCGGCGGATCGTGGCACGTTTCGCTCGACGTTCTGCGCGCACTCGGCGTCACGCAAGTGGAGGACGCGCCCGACATCGTCGACTTTCCGGCGCCCGCCGCTCAAGGCCTCACGCCCGAAACGGCGCCTGCCAGCGCTTACTTCTCGCCGTTTCCGACGCCCGTCCAGCCACCGGTGTCGGTACCCGCGCCGGCGCCCAGTCCAAGCCCGGCGCCGAGCGCCCCGCCAGCCGCGCCCGAAGAAGGCGCTCGCCTCGCGAGCACGCGAACGAGCCGCACCTTGCGGCGAGCGCTCGAGACGCAGCGTGTCGTGCTGGAGCTCACGAAGGGCGCTCAGTACAGCGTCACGCGCGACGAGCGCGGCGTGACGCTCGTCCTCGCCGACACGGCTGGCGACGTCAGCGCGCAAACGCTGGAATCGGGCGACTCGCTGACCGTCACGCCCGGCTCGGGCAATCTACACGTGCGCTTGGAGACGGGCGCGAACGGCGCCTCGACCGTGTTCACGCTCGACGATCCGCCGCGAATCGTCGTCGACACCGTCACGAACCTCGATCCGAGCGTCACGCCGCCGCCCGACGTCGACAAGTTGCCCGCAGGAGTGATGTACCGCAACGTTGGCAAGTTGCACCTCGTGAGCTTCGACGACACCCGCTTCGAACCGCGCGTCGTCTCCGCTCCGCTCGGTCAGGCCAAGGGCGTAGCGGACCTCGTGCGCGACGCGGGCGCCATCGCGGGCGTCAACGGCGGCTACTTCGATCCCAAGAGCGCCTTGCCCGTCGATCTCGTCGCGCGAGGCGGCATGATGGTCGCTCCGAGCTTGGAGCGACGCGCGACCCTCGGCTTCACCGACTCGTCGGTCCTGTTCGGCTTTCCGAAGCCCCGTTACGTCCTGAGCGGCCCGTGGGGCAGCTTGACCGTCAACACCGTCGGCGCGGCGGCGAGGCCACAGTGGTTGACCCTCTTCGTCGCCGACGGACGCACGCCCGTCGGGGCGGGCGACCTCGTCACGCTCTTCCTCGATCTCGGCAAGAATGTCGTCTCAGGGGTCGCGAACGGCGTCACCATGCCTCGCGCGGGTGACGTCACGGTCACGTTCGATCCCAAGCGCTTTCCGAATCTACCGCGCTTCATCGGCGGGCCCGCCAAGCTCGACTTGATGTGGCAAGCGAACGGCTGGGAGACGGTGCGCGAAGCCCTCGCCGCCGGACCGCTCCTCGTCGACGACGGCAAAGTCGTCGTCGACCCCGTGCGCGAAGGCTTCGACACGGGGTCCAACGTCTGGCGCCCGACGCGTCAAGTGGCCTTCGCCGTGCTGAGCGGCAAGCCCACGATCGCGTACTTCGAGCAGGGCACGCCCGAAGAATTCGCCCGCGCTCTCGCGAGCGTCGGCGTGACGCGCGCCCTGCGCCTCGACTCGGGAAGCAGTGCCACCGTGTTCTTCGGCGGCGGTTACCTCAACACGGTGTGGAGCCGTCCCGTTCCGAACGCGATCGTGTTCGTGCCCAAGGTAAGCACGACCGCCGCGGGCAGGTAA
- a CDS encoding roadblock/LC7 domain-containing protein, giving the protein MIEPSLALYGEAFDRVEQLLTDLLTATGVRYCLMVDRKGFVLSHKEALWAPRPPALDSIATLVAGNAAATGALAGMLGERTFSEQIHQGEKGVLYVESVLDKALLVLIFDSSVPLGKVKLYTKKTISQLSDILSEVGDAPKIEFDKGFSDSAGALLDDLFG; this is encoded by the coding sequence ATGATTGAGCCTTCACTCGCCCTCTACGGCGAGGCATTCGACCGCGTCGAGCAACTCCTGACCGATCTCTTGACGGCGACGGGCGTCCGATACTGTCTGATGGTCGACCGTAAAGGCTTCGTGCTGTCCCACAAGGAAGCGTTGTGGGCGCCCCGCCCACCCGCCCTCGACTCCATCGCCACCCTCGTCGCGGGAAACGCCGCCGCGACGGGCGCCCTCGCCGGAATGCTGGGCGAGCGGACGTTCAGCGAACAGATCCACCAAGGTGAGAAAGGCGTGCTGTACGTCGAGAGTGTCCTCGACAAGGCGCTTCTCGTGCTGATCTTCGACTCGAGCGTGCCGCTCGGGAAAGTCAAGCTGTACACGAAAAAAACCATCTCGCAACTCTCGGATATCCTGTCCGAAGTCGGCGACGCTCCCAAAATCGAATTCGACAAGGGCTTCTCGGACAGCGCCGGTGCCCTCCTCGACGACTTGTTCGGTTAA
- a CDS encoding GTP-binding protein yields MSTINFAAREINCKVVYYGPGMSGKTTNLKHVFGKIPEHLRGDMVSLATEDERTLFFDFLPLDLGSVQGFKTRFHLYTVPGQVFYNASRKLILRGVDGIVFVADSAPNRLRANAESMRNLRENLVEHGINLAEVPLILQVNKRDLPNALPLAMIQAVLDPRRQLPIYEAVADKGDGVFESLKAVSKLVLERLSQPK; encoded by the coding sequence ATGAGCACGATCAACTTCGCGGCACGCGAAATCAACTGCAAAGTCGTCTACTACGGCCCCGGCATGTCAGGCAAGACGACCAACCTCAAGCACGTCTTCGGCAAGATCCCCGAGCACCTGCGCGGAGACATGGTGTCGCTCGCGACGGAAGACGAACGCACGCTGTTCTTCGACTTCCTCCCGCTCGACCTCGGTTCCGTCCAAGGCTTCAAGACGCGCTTCCACCTCTACACCGTTCCGGGCCAAGTATTCTACAACGCCAGCCGCAAGCTCATCTTGCGCGGCGTGGACGGCATCGTGTTCGTCGCCGACTCCGCTCCCAACCGTTTGCGCGCCAACGCCGAGTCGATGCGCAACTTGCGCGAGAACCTCGTGGAACACGGCATCAACCTCGCCGAAGTGCCCCTCATCCTTCAGGTGAACAAGCGCGACTTGCCGAACGCCTTGCCTCTCGCCATGATTCAGGCGGTGCTCGATCCGCGCCGTCAACTCCCGATCTACGAAGCGGTCGCCGACAAGGGCGACGGCGTCTTTGAAAGCCTCAAGGCGGTGTCGAAGCTCGTCCTCGAGCGATTGTCGCAACCCAAGTGA
- a CDS encoding ACT domain-containing protein: MPLTFSLLEETFAVSRLDPTDAVPTWAISGAFFTVSRSSDELSVLCEADLVPPDVRSEGGWRALKLHGPFDFALTGVLASILAPLAQAGVGIFAVSTFDTDFILVKAERLDDALSALQSAGHALARR; this comes from the coding sequence ATGCCTTTGACCTTCTCCCTGCTCGAAGAGACGTTCGCCGTGAGCCGCCTCGATCCGACCGACGCCGTGCCGACGTGGGCGATCTCGGGCGCGTTCTTCACTGTCAGCCGCTCGTCCGACGAATTGTCGGTTCTTTGCGAGGCGGACCTCGTGCCGCCCGACGTTCGCTCCGAAGGAGGTTGGCGCGCCTTGAAACTCCACGGGCCGTTCGACTTCGCCCTCACGGGCGTCCTCGCGTCGATACTCGCGCCGCTCGCGCAAGCGGGCGTCGGGATTTTCGCCGTGTCCACCTTCGACACCGACTTCATTTTGGTGAAGGCCGAACGACTCGACGACGCCCTGAGCGCCTTGCAGAGCGCGGGTCACGCGCTCGCGAGACGCTGA
- a CDS encoding GNAT family N-acetyltransferase yields MLASELALAAERLEAWHLGLYTVASGTTATLGPVTVYHAGEPSPINFGLWHGRGPGTPQDNARSLASCEDFLKARGVTPFVTAFSFVHPAVLRSLAERSYQLVGLLHLHARTLDDTLGVPGAPCRVAPADEWLEVAVDGFGAESRPIMALTAKRPETTLWICDVDGVAASAGALSVRGQHAVLFSAATRPALRGRGAQTSLLRARLQHARSRGARFAFVMTSPGSDSERNVLRSGFSPLTTRLAFQRLASA; encoded by the coding sequence ATGCTCGCGTCCGAACTCGCCCTCGCCGCCGAACGGCTCGAAGCTTGGCACTTGGGGCTCTACACCGTCGCGTCGGGCACGACCGCGACCTTAGGGCCCGTCACGGTGTATCACGCCGGGGAGCCCTCCCCCATCAACTTCGGCTTGTGGCACGGGCGCGGCCCCGGCACGCCACAGGACAACGCGCGGTCGCTGGCCTCTTGCGAGGACTTCCTGAAGGCGCGAGGCGTGACGCCGTTCGTCACGGCGTTCTCGTTCGTGCATCCCGCCGTGCTGCGCAGCCTCGCCGAGCGTTCGTATCAACTCGTGGGCCTGTTACACCTGCACGCCCGCACGTTGGACGACACGCTCGGCGTTCCTGGCGCGCCTTGCCGCGTCGCGCCCGCCGACGAGTGGTTGGAAGTCGCTGTGGACGGTTTTGGCGCCGAGTCTCGGCCCATCATGGCGTTGACGGCGAAGCGACCCGAAACGACGTTGTGGATTTGCGACGTGGACGGGGTGGCGGCGTCGGCGGGCGCTTTGAGCGTGCGCGGGCAGCACGCGGTGCTTTTCTCGGCGGCGACGCGACCCGCGCTGCGTGGCCGAGGCGCTCAAACCTCTCTTTTGCGAGCGCGCCTTCAGCACGCGCGTTCACGAGGCGCGCGGTTCGCGTTCGTGATGACGTCGCCTGGCAGCGACTCCGAGCGCAACGTGCTGCGCTCGGGCTTTTCGCCGCTGACGACCCGCTTGGCGTTTCAGCGTCTCGCGAGCGCGTGA